The proteins below are encoded in one region of Limnohabitans sp. 63ED37-2:
- the folC gene encoding bifunctional tetrahydrofolate synthase/dihydrofolate synthase, with amino-acid sequence MKTLQEWLDWCEQLHPVAIDMGLDRVKTVADRMNLRFDCPVITVAGTNGKGSTCAMLEAVLLQAGYRTGVYTSPHLVHFEERCRLHGESASAEAFAQAFAAVEAVRGEVSLTYFEFSTLAILHLMARANLDVAILEVGLGGRLDAVNIIDADCAVITSIDIDHTAILGKDRESIGFEKAGIMRVERPVIVSDPVPPQSVVDHAAAVGADLWLFGRDFNFSGDKQQWAWAGRDRRYSGMAYPALRGANQLINASGVLAALDALRQRIPVTAQAVRNGLAMVELPGRFQIVPGQPVLVMDVAHNPHSVAALAANLDAMGFYPTTHAVLGVMADKDLLPMLQKVNPMVDKWYFTDLPLPRAAKAADLQRAWQAQNTRTDTASSVHANPMLALQAAIDAADPADRIVVFGSFYTVGGVLKDGIPRLQAKHLSP; translated from the coding sequence ATGAAGACTCTACAGGAATGGCTCGACTGGTGCGAGCAGCTACACCCCGTGGCCATTGACATGGGGCTGGACCGCGTGAAAACCGTGGCCGACCGTATGAACTTGCGTTTTGACTGCCCGGTCATCACGGTGGCGGGCACCAACGGCAAAGGTTCGACCTGCGCGATGCTCGAAGCCGTTTTGCTGCAAGCCGGTTACCGCACAGGCGTTTACACCTCGCCGCACCTGGTGCATTTTGAAGAGCGCTGCCGCTTGCATGGTGAGTCGGCTTCGGCCGAAGCGTTTGCCCAAGCGTTTGCCGCCGTCGAAGCGGTGCGGGGCGAGGTGAGCCTGACTTATTTCGAGTTCAGCACACTGGCGATCTTGCACCTGATGGCCCGTGCCAACTTGGATGTGGCGATTTTGGAGGTCGGTTTGGGCGGCCGCCTGGACGCGGTGAACATCATCGACGCCGATTGCGCGGTGATCACCAGCATCGACATCGACCACACGGCCATTTTGGGGAAAGACCGCGAGAGCATTGGCTTTGAGAAGGCGGGCATCATGCGGGTCGAACGGCCGGTCATTGTGAGTGACCCGGTGCCGCCACAAAGTGTGGTCGACCATGCTGCAGCCGTCGGCGCCGATCTGTGGCTGTTTGGCCGGGATTTTAATTTTTCGGGCGACAAACAGCAGTGGGCTTGGGCAGGGCGTGACCGCCGCTACAGCGGCATGGCCTACCCGGCCTTGCGCGGGGCCAATCAGTTGATCAACGCCTCGGGTGTGCTGGCGGCGCTCGACGCCTTGCGTCAGCGCATTCCTGTCACGGCCCAAGCCGTGCGCAATGGTTTGGCCATGGTGGAGCTGCCCGGGCGCTTCCAGATCGTGCCGGGCCAGCCGGTTTTGGTGATGGATGTGGCGCACAACCCCCATTCGGTGGCGGCGCTGGCGGCCAACCTGGACGCCATGGGCTTTTACCCGACCACGCATGCGGTGCTGGGGGTCATGGCCGACAAGGACCTCTTGCCCATGCTGCAAAAGGTCAACCCGATGGTGGACAAGTGGTATTTCACCGATTTGCCCTTGCCCCGTGCCGCCAAAGCGGCCGATTTGCAGAGGGCCTGGCAAGCACAAAACACCCGCACCGACACCGCCTCGAGCGTGCATGCCAACCCTATGCTGGCCCTGCAAGCGGCCATCGATGCGGCAGACCCGGCTGATAGAATCGTGGTCTTTGGCTCCTTCTATACCGTGGGCGGTGTTTTGAAAGACGGCATCCCGCGTCTGCAAGCCAAACACCTCAGCCCCTGA
- the ppnP gene encoding pyrimidine/purine nucleoside phosphorylase encodes MTTQKIDGVSVKTQANVYFDGKCVSHSLTRADGTSVSVGVILPATLTFNTGAPEIMECVGGSCEYKLDGSTEWVKSSAGEKFNVPGNSKFEIRVTETYHYICHFG; translated from the coding sequence ATGACCACCCAAAAAATCGACGGCGTATCCGTCAAAACACAAGCCAACGTCTACTTTGACGGCAAGTGCGTCAGCCACAGCTTGACCCGCGCCGATGGCACCTCTGTATCGGTGGGCGTGATCCTGCCCGCCACCTTGACCTTCAACACCGGTGCGCCCGAAATCATGGAATGCGTGGGTGGTTCTTGCGAATACAAGCTCGACGGCAGCACCGAATGGGTCAAGTCCAGCGCTGGCGAAAAATTCAACGTCCCTGGCAACTCCAAGTTCGAGATCCGCGTGACCGAGACCTACCACTACATCTGCCACTTCGGTTGA
- a CDS encoding glycine zipper 2TM domain-containing protein, with product MMKTWMTTLLLASAGLTQAQEVGQVISRTAVYQQVAVPRQTCTATPVAVQNTTSGAGALMGAIAGAAVGNQVGGGSGRALATMAGVMGGAILGDRIENPGSQIQNQTTCTTQTAYENRLSGYNVVYEYAGKQYSVQLPQDPGPTIQLQVTPVGMPQSAAPADTVVTTSTVLPPVITESRVVYVPAPVYRFAPPPVYSHIQLGWGWSQGPVHSRRHGHWR from the coding sequence ATGATGAAAACTTGGATGACCACCCTCTTGTTGGCAAGCGCGGGCCTGACGCAGGCCCAAGAAGTCGGACAAGTGATCTCCCGCACCGCCGTCTACCAACAGGTTGCTGTGCCGCGCCAAACCTGCACCGCCACACCTGTGGCCGTGCAAAACACCACATCCGGTGCCGGGGCTCTGATGGGGGCCATCGCCGGTGCGGCGGTTGGCAACCAAGTCGGGGGCGGATCAGGCCGTGCGCTGGCCACCATGGCCGGTGTCATGGGGGGCGCCATCCTGGGTGACCGGATCGAAAATCCGGGCAGTCAGATTCAAAACCAAACCACCTGCACCACCCAGACCGCGTATGAAAACCGTTTGAGCGGCTACAACGTGGTTTACGAATACGCAGGCAAGCAATACAGCGTGCAACTGCCACAAGACCCGGGCCCCACCATCCAGCTGCAGGTCACGCCCGTGGGCATGCCCCAGTCGGCCGCGCCCGCGGACACGGTGGTGACCACAAGCACCGTGCTGCCCCCCGTCATCACCGAATCCCGTGTGGTGTACGTCCCCGCCCCGGTTTACCGATTTGCCCCACCTCCGGTCTACAGCCACATCCAGTTGGGATGGGGATGGAGCCAAGGCCCCGTTCACAGCCGCCGCCACGGCCATTGGCGCTGA
- the purF gene encoding amidophosphoribosyltransferase, with amino-acid sequence MCGIVGVVSSAPVNQLIYDALLLLQHRGQDAAGIVTQLDRKFFMHKAKGMVRDVFRTRNMRSLPGNCGLGQVRYPTAGNAFSEEEAQPFYVNAPFGLVLVHNGNLTNAHALKAELFSNDHRHINTESDSEVLLNVLAHELEKTTRGLPLKPMDVFEAVRGVNRRVKGSYAVIALIAGHGLVAFRDPHGIRPLCVGRSEDGTIMLASESVALDGTGHQFERDVAPGEAIFVDLEGQMHSQACSDKAQLSPCIFEYVYLARPDSTMDGISVYQARLNLGETLAKRVISTVPPNDIDVVIPIPESSRPSATQLAHLLGIPYREGFVKNRYVGRTFIMPGQAVRKKSVRQKLNTIVSEFKGRNVLLVDDSIVRGTTSREIVQMARDAGARKVYMASAAPPVRYPNVYGIDMPTKEELVAHGRSIEEIREIIGCDALIYQDVDAMKTAVAQARVNAAGALSDFDASCFDGVYVTGDISIDDITRLNETRLQVEEGDDDNSRLALPNASV; translated from the coding sequence ATGTGTGGAATTGTCGGCGTTGTCAGCAGCGCACCGGTCAATCAATTGATTTACGACGCCTTGCTGCTCTTGCAGCATCGCGGACAGGACGCGGCGGGCATCGTCACGCAACTGGACCGCAAGTTTTTCATGCACAAAGCCAAAGGCATGGTGCGTGACGTGTTTCGCACCCGCAACATGCGCAGCCTGCCCGGCAATTGCGGCTTGGGTCAGGTGCGTTACCCCACTGCGGGCAATGCCTTCAGCGAAGAAGAAGCACAACCCTTTTATGTGAACGCGCCCTTTGGCCTGGTGCTGGTGCACAACGGCAACTTGACCAATGCGCACGCCCTCAAGGCCGAGTTGTTTTCCAACGACCACCGCCACATCAACACCGAGAGCGACTCCGAAGTTCTGCTGAACGTGCTGGCCCACGAGCTGGAAAAAACCACCCGCGGTTTGCCCCTCAAGCCCATGGACGTGTTCGAGGCGGTGCGGGGTGTGAACCGACGAGTCAAAGGCTCTTATGCCGTGATCGCCTTGATCGCTGGTCATGGCTTGGTGGCCTTTCGTGACCCGCATGGCATCCGCCCCTTGTGTGTGGGTCGCAGTGAGGACGGCACCATCATGTTGGCCAGCGAGTCGGTGGCGCTCGACGGCACAGGGCACCAGTTCGAGCGCGATGTGGCGCCGGGTGAGGCCATTTTTGTGGACCTCGAAGGCCAGATGCACAGCCAAGCCTGCAGCGACAAGGCGCAACTGAGCCCCTGCATTTTTGAATACGTGTATTTGGCCCGTCCCGACTCCACCATGGACGGCATTTCGGTGTACCAGGCCCGCTTGAATTTGGGCGAGACCCTGGCCAAGCGCGTCATTTCAACCGTGCCGCCCAACGACATCGATGTGGTGATTCCCATCCCCGAGTCCAGCCGCCCCAGCGCCACGCAATTGGCCCATTTGCTGGGCATTCCCTACCGCGAAGGTTTTGTGAAAAACCGCTACGTGGGCCGCACCTTCATCATGCCGGGCCAGGCGGTGCGCAAAAAATCGGTGCGCCAAAAACTCAACACCATCGTGAGCGAGTTCAAGGGCCGCAATGTGCTGTTGGTGGACGACTCCATCGTGCGTGGCACCACCAGCCGTGAGATCGTGCAAATGGCGCGAGACGCCGGGGCCCGCAAGGTTTACATGGCCAGCGCCGCGCCGCCCGTGCGTTACCCCAATGTGTACGGCATCGACATGCCCACCAAAGAAGAGTTGGTGGCGCACGGCCGCAGCATCGAAGAGATCCGCGAGATCATCGGCTGTGATGCGCTGATTTACCAAGATGTGGATGCCATGAAAACCGCAGTGGCCCAAGCGCGTGTAAACGCCGCAGGGGCGCTGTCCGACTTTGATGCGTCCTGCTTTGATGGGGTGTACGTGACCGGCGACATTTCCATCGATGACATCACGCGTTTGAACGAAACCCGACTCCAGGTGGAGGAGGGCGATGACGACAATTCCCGTCTGGCCTTGCCCAACGCCAGCGTCTGA
- a CDS encoding SPOR domain-containing protein, with protein sequence MAFFKFRFPGQVATSPAAAETVAPGSGESIELVRRRARHRLMGAVVLVLLAVVGFPLLFDTQPRPVAVDTPILIPDRPSSAPSKVTQALPAEAAPAKPLLPEAKPLPVQEGLDPKEEVVTAAKPAAADQPKPTPEPAANTAEAAPKPPVVKAEVKPAAPKTDKPEPVAKPKDDGNKARALLEGKPPAAAGERHVVQVGAFSDSAKVREVRRKLEQAGLSTFTQSVDGKDGKATTRVRVGPFSSREEADKAAAKVRKLDLPAAVLRI encoded by the coding sequence ATGGCGTTTTTCAAGTTCCGTTTTCCGGGTCAAGTGGCCACGTCTCCCGCCGCGGCCGAAACGGTCGCGCCCGGATCGGGCGAGAGCATCGAGTTGGTGCGCCGACGCGCCCGACACCGCCTGATGGGGGCCGTGGTGCTCGTGCTGCTGGCCGTGGTCGGCTTTCCTTTGCTGTTTGACACACAACCGCGCCCAGTGGCGGTGGACACCCCAATCCTGATTCCAGACCGCCCCTCGAGTGCGCCCTCCAAAGTGACGCAGGCCCTGCCTGCGGAGGCTGCGCCTGCCAAACCTTTGCTGCCCGAGGCCAAGCCTTTGCCCGTGCAAGAGGGCCTGGATCCGAAAGAAGAAGTGGTCACCGCTGCCAAGCCCGCAGCTGCGGACCAGCCCAAACCAACGCCAGAGCCAGCGGCCAATACTGCAGAAGCGGCGCCAAAGCCGCCCGTGGTGAAAGCCGAGGTCAAACCCGCTGCGCCTAAAACAGACAAACCAGAGCCTGTGGCCAAGCCCAAAGACGATGGCAACAAAGCCCGTGCCTTGCTCGAGGGCAAGCCCCCCGCAGCCGCGGGTGAGCGGCATGTGGTTCAGGTCGGCGCCTTCAGTGATTCTGCCAAGGTGCGCGAGGTGCGCCGCAAGTTGGAGCAGGCCGGATTGAGCACCTTCACCCAGTCGGTGGACGGCAAAGACGGCAAGGCCACCACGCGGGTTCGGGTGGGGCCCTTCAGCAGCCGTGAAGAGGCAGATAAAGCCGCTGCCAAGGTTCGTAAACTCGATTTGCCAGCGGCCGTGTTGAGGATTTGA
- a CDS encoding CvpA family protein: MALALTDWILLAVLLASMLVGLWRGLVYEVLSLAGWLAAFILAQWLAADAVAFLPFLKEAAAQVQYAVAFALVFVIALFAAGLVSWLVKKLVETVGLRPADRALGGIFGLARGVVLLLALTVVLQLLGLSQEDWWRKAVGPAWLDLALKGLKPLLPQAFVDYLP, from the coding sequence GTGGCCCTTGCCCTGACCGACTGGATTTTGTTGGCGGTGTTGCTGGCCTCCATGTTGGTGGGTTTGTGGCGCGGCCTGGTGTATGAAGTCTTGTCGCTGGCGGGCTGGCTGGCCGCCTTCATCTTGGCGCAGTGGTTGGCCGCCGATGCCGTGGCCTTTTTGCCTTTTCTCAAAGAAGCGGCTGCACAGGTGCAGTACGCGGTGGCTTTTGCCCTGGTGTTTGTCATCGCCCTGTTTGCGGCTGGATTGGTGTCCTGGCTGGTCAAAAAACTGGTGGAAACCGTGGGTTTGCGTCCAGCCGACCGTGCGCTCGGTGGCATCTTCGGTTTGGCGCGAGGCGTGGTGCTTTTGTTGGCCTTGACCGTGGTCTTGCAGCTCTTGGGCTTGTCGCAAGAAGATTGGTGGCGCAAGGCAGTGGGCCCGGCCTGGTTGGACCTGGCGCTCAAGGGCCTCAAGCCTTTGTTGCCACAAGCCTTTGTCGATTATTTGCCTTGA
- a CDS encoding PaaI family thioesterase, protein MTPEQLVRKVTAITGYTHAAGVEVVSAEPGQVTLSLAKKPELLQFNGFFHGGVVSGLADHAAGAAATTALPAGKIAVTVDLHVNFLAPAKGQTLLAKARTLQVGGTICVVAVELVTHPAEGQGPCAVAHVTLRVVDMPPLK, encoded by the coding sequence ATGACACCAGAACAACTTGTCCGCAAAGTCACCGCCATCACGGGTTACACCCATGCGGCAGGGGTGGAGGTGGTGTCCGCAGAGCCGGGTCAGGTGACGTTGTCATTGGCCAAAAAGCCTGAACTCTTGCAGTTCAATGGCTTTTTCCATGGAGGCGTGGTGTCAGGCTTGGCTGACCATGCAGCGGGTGCTGCGGCCACCACCGCATTGCCGGCAGGCAAGATCGCGGTCACGGTCGATTTGCATGTGAACTTCTTGGCCCCGGCCAAAGGGCAAACCTTGTTGGCCAAAGCCCGTACGCTTCAGGTGGGGGGCACCATTTGTGTGGTGGCCGTTGAGTTGGTAACCCATCCAGCCGAAGGACAAGGGCCCTGTGCGGTGGCCCATGTCACCCTGCGGGTGGTGGACATGCCGCCACTGAAATAA
- a CDS encoding arsenate reductase, with the protein MDPIVYGIPNCDTVKKARTWLADQGLNAAFHDFKKQGVPEAKLDTWLSAVGWETLLNRKGTTWRKLDAAVQAGVKDSASAKQVMLAHASTIKRPVIAWPSGKVTVGFSPEQWPA; encoded by the coding sequence ATGGACCCCATTGTTTACGGCATTCCCAATTGCGACACCGTCAAAAAAGCCCGCACCTGGCTGGCCGACCAGGGTTTGAACGCGGCATTCCACGATTTCAAAAAACAAGGCGTGCCCGAGGCGAAACTGGACACCTGGCTGAGCGCGGTGGGCTGGGAAACCCTGCTCAACCGCAAAGGCACGACCTGGCGTAAGCTGGACGCCGCCGTGCAAGCGGGTGTGAAGGACAGCGCCAGCGCCAAACAAGTCATGTTGGCGCACGCCAGCACCATCAAACGGCCGGTGATCGCCTGGCCTTCGGGCAAGGTGACGGTCGGCTTCTCGCCTGAGCAATGGCCTGCCTGA
- the argG gene encoding argininosuccinate synthase: protein MSTILQNLPKGQKVGIAFSGGLDTSAALLWMKQKGALPYAYTANLGQPDESDYNEIPRKAMEYGAEKARLVDCRTQLAHEGIAAIQCGAFHISTGGITYFNTTPLGRAVTGTMLVAAMKEDDVNIWGDGSTFKGNDIERFYRYGLLTNPSLKIYKPWLDQLFIDELGGRAEMSAFMTANGFGYKMSAEKAYSTDSNMLGATHEAKDLESLQSGMKIVNPIMGVAFWKPEVEVRAEEVSVRFEEGMPVALNGVEYADPVELFLKANEIGGRHGLGMSDQIENRIIEAKSRGIYEAPGMALLHIAYERLVTGIHNEDTIEQYRINGLRLGRLLYQGRWFDPQSIMLRETAQRWVARAVTGTVTLELRRGNDYCILNTESANLTYAPERLSMEKVEDAPFSPLDRIGQLTMRNLDIVDTRAKLGIYAHAGLLSVGEGPHIYKLDGSGKK from the coding sequence ATGAGCACCATCTTGCAAAACCTGCCCAAAGGGCAAAAAGTCGGTATCGCCTTCTCCGGCGGCCTAGACACCTCTGCCGCCCTGCTGTGGATGAAGCAAAAGGGCGCCCTGCCCTACGCCTACACCGCCAACCTGGGCCAGCCTGACGAGTCGGACTACAACGAGATTCCCCGCAAGGCGATGGAATACGGCGCAGAAAAAGCCCGCCTGGTTGACTGCCGCACCCAACTGGCGCATGAAGGCATTGCCGCCATCCAGTGCGGCGCTTTCCACATCTCCACCGGTGGCATCACCTACTTCAACACCACCCCGCTGGGCCGCGCCGTGACCGGCACCATGCTGGTGGCTGCCATGAAGGAAGACGACGTCAACATCTGGGGCGACGGCTCGACCTTCAAAGGCAACGACATCGAGCGCTTTTACCGCTACGGTTTGCTCACCAACCCGAGCCTCAAGATCTACAAGCCTTGGCTGGACCAACTGTTCATCGACGAGCTGGGTGGCCGCGCCGAAATGAGCGCTTTCATGACCGCCAACGGTTTTGGCTACAAGATGAGCGCCGAAAAGGCCTACTCCACCGACAGCAACATGCTGGGTGCGACCCACGAAGCCAAAGACCTGGAAAGCCTGCAAAGCGGCATGAAGATCGTCAACCCCATCATGGGCGTGGCGTTCTGGAAGCCCGAAGTCGAGGTCAGAGCCGAAGAAGTGAGCGTGCGCTTTGAAGAAGGCATGCCCGTGGCACTGAACGGCGTGGAATACGCCGACCCGGTCGAATTGTTCCTGAAAGCCAACGAAATCGGCGGTCGCCACGGCCTGGGCATGAGCGACCAGATCGAGAACCGCATCATCGAAGCCAAGAGCCGCGGCATCTACGAAGCCCCCGGCATGGCGCTGCTGCACATCGCCTACGAGCGTTTGGTCACCGGCATCCACAACGAAGACACTATTGAGCAGTACCGCATCAACGGCCTGCGCTTGGGCCGCTTGTTGTACCAAGGCCGCTGGTTCGACCCGCAGTCCATCATGCTGCGCGAAACCGCCCAGCGCTGGGTGGCCCGCGCCGTGACCGGCACCGTGACGCTGGAGCTGCGCCGCGGCAACGACTACTGCATCCTGAACACCGAATCGGCCAACCTGACTTACGCTCCAGAGCGTTTGTCGATGGAAAAAGTGGAAGACGCGCCGTTCAGCCCGCTGGACCGCATCGGCCAGCTGACCATGCGCAACCTCGACATCGTGGACACACGCGCCAAGCTGGGCATCTACGCGCACGCTGGATTGTTGTCGGTGGGCGAAGGACCGCACATCTACAAATTGGATGGCAGCGGTAAAAAATGA